The genomic interval CTGATGTTGTGCTCccattgttttgtctctttcctGATGTTAAGTCCTTGCTTTTTGTAGACGTGTTTCCATCATTAGGTTTCTTATTTGGTGCTGGCTTTGTACTTGTAGCTGATGTTAATTTCCCATCGCTGAGCTTCTTATTTAGTTCAGTACTTTTAGCTGATGTCGTCTTCTTACTCTtagaattttcattttgttctggCTTAATACTCCCAGTAGAAGTTGTTTTCCCACTACTGTCTTTCTTATTTGTTGCTGGTTTAGTACTTGAAGTTGATGTTGTTTTCCCATCATTGGGTTTACTACTTGTTGTTGGATTAGTACTTTTAGCCGATGTCGTTCTCTCACTGGTATATTTCTTACTTTGTGTTGACTCAACATTTCCAGGTGACTTTGGCCTCCCATCTTTGCTGTCCTTATATGGTGTTGACTCCCTGTTTCCTGTCAATATtggttcatcatcatcacatctcTTTTTTGGTGTTAGCTCTGTGCCTCTAGGTGATGTTTGGGTCTTATCACtagatttcttttttggtgTTGGTTCTTTACTTTCAGTTGACGTTGTGTTTGCaccattatttttcttattcagTGTTAGCTCAGTactttttgttgatgttttattacCATCACTAGATTTTGTATTTGGTGTTATCTCACTATTTCCCTCTGTTGTTGGGTCGCCATCATTACATTTCTCATTTGGTGTTAGCTCTGTGCCTCTAGTCAATGTTGGAGTTTTATCGTTACATTTCTTATGTGGTGTTGTTTCAGCCCttgtatttgatgttttattccCATTGCTATTTTTCTTATTTGGCGTCGGCTCACTATTTCCTTTTGATGTTGGTTTCTCATTGTTCCCTTGTGGCTCTGTCCTTGTAGCTGATGTTGTGCTCCTATTGTTGTTATTCTTATTGGATGTTTGCTCAGTACTTGTAGCTGATGTGTCCTCGTCATTGCTTTTCTCGTTTGGTGTAGATTCAATAAGCCTAGTTGGTGTTGCATTAGTAATATGATCTGGGCTCTCAGCTCTAACAAGAGAGTTGTGACTGAGGTGTTGGCTGTCAGTGCTTGATGGTGATACTGCAGAACTGTCCTCATCAAATTCAGGTAATATATCATTGTGTGCATCGCTGAATTGAGGATCGTTATCCGCTGCACTCACAGTTTGGTCAGGGTCCAAAGCCTGAGACTGGTCACCAGGGACACTTCCCTCACAAGTTGAAGTCAACTGAGAGGCTTCagtctcctgctgctgtgcaaGCTGCTGTTGTTTCTGACTGATGCACATTTCCTCGCATTCCTCTTTAATTGGCGGAGGATCTGGTGggacctccacctcctccttaAAAACAGGTGTCAGTGGGAGTCCTGAAGAGAAGGACAAAGGAATAAGACAATGATgaaatgatgtgtgtgtatatacatagGACTACTGGTATATTTATCAGTTGTGATGTGAAAAATCTACCAAGTACTGAAAATGCAAGATGTGTTCCTATCCATCATCAGTTTAGCTGATATTAGTTATCATTTTTAGCTTTAACGAAAGAATAAATCTGCAACAATGGTGAGCTATTGTATTAATTGTGATAGGTTGAGTGATTATTCTCTTAATTTGTATTGCCACGTACATATATCTGATTGATCCTGTGGGTTAATGCTCTAAAGCCCACCCGATTATCATGTACTCTCCTTTTGCCCTTTTTTCGGTGTAAATAACTGAAGACcctgcaatatttttaaaagaaaaataaaagcattagcTATGTAAAGATATCAGAGTCTCTTGagccctttttcttttttttttttgctaaatttgtcAAAACAAGCAATTACAAAATGTCACTATTTCCTGAAATTTTAAAGATCAATTTACTGATTAATGGAGAAAATTGTGGGCAGAATTATCAAGAATGCATGTATTGTTGTAGCCCCACCGTATTCACAGCTTCTCTGTCACTCCATTTTTAGTCTTCATTAGCatgtgttaaatgtttattgtgtgAGTTCAACAATTCATAACCTGCAATCAGTGGTGTAGGAACTACACctacattttaaagtaaaagtcctgaatTCAAAATccctatatatatatgcaatgCAATGGTGCCGTTCAATTCACAAAGTGAATTTTAAGGGTCAcagatttttggtttttactttatttttgtaattttgtgaaatactgGATGATTCAACAGCTTTAATTGGACCTTTCAGCTATTAAACAAGAAACATACAATCACTGACTAAGATAAATAAAACGTCAAgcataaaattatatataagtgaaaattaaaattaaataatttaggCAAAAGAATATCTTAATTAACTCAAATTTAtatttgacttgaaaataacCATTTcctacttatttttattttagaaaatgttttcgatttttttttccaattcaagATACTTGaatattcagtttcattttttttttttcaaaattaacaaaCTTTTTGGCCTTGATCTGGCTCCATACCCTCCTCCCTAAGCAAACTTCCGTATATATTGTGATATCACGTGTGCAAATATTTGGTAAAATATAACCATTTTACAGTATGCAAACAATTTGGACACCTGTAACTTCCTAAACGACGTCCAACTATAACCCATCACAGCATTAACgttaaatattcctttaaaatccAAGTGATCCCTAACGTTACATCTGTCAAACTGGTTTGTTTGGAGCTTTATGGTGTAAGGTGAGGCTTAGACATGACTTTACATGAACTGGATcaagtaataatattttttccaacCTGTTCGGTGTAACTTTATCTCAGGTGAAAAAACGGCATCCAGCAGTCTGCGTTGTCGAGTGATTTCTGCCTCGTAGTCTTGCGCTCTCCTTTCAAAGGCTCCCAGTATTTCCTGAGCAGCCGCAGTTAGTCGGTCACAGACAAAACTCCTCATACTTTGGACAGAAGACATCGTTGAAGTAAAATTGAGATTCTTCTTACTCGCTAAAACTTGATAAAACTACTTCTGAATGTGCGTTTACTTCCGCATCAGACGACAGCAACAGGTGGCTCACACTGCCACCTGTTGTCGTGGAAACGTATATTAATACTTTGCGTTGGCAGGCGACGGTATGACCCGCCCTACTCTACTTTACTCTCTCTCTGATTGGACCATCGCTAACATTCAACcaatcaaaacaacaaaggCAACGAGTattagccaatcagagtgaGAGAAGGGCGGGTCACGGTGTGTAGTCCTTTAAATCAATGGTGCAGTCTCGAGTGTAAAATCTGCTAATAAAACAGCATCCTAACTACAGTATTGAAgtttataaaagtactttaaaaacgTAGGCTATTACTTCTTGATTAACCATTCGAAACCTTAGTTAattcggcttgatttctttccaaaacatgtaaagaaggcaatgagcaaccttccaaaattggcaagaaattagtaaaaaaaaaaaaaacattaactgaaaataaaaacgcaaaaataaataaataaattaaaaatacaaaaatctttcaaaggtgcaaaaaatataaacattaagttttctggacatttcttgccacatTGATTGTtgcttttccccccattttCAAAAGCAGTCAAACCATTTGTTTCAGGTTCCATAGACTTcgatgcttgtgaaaggcatctgaatgcagcacaacaaaacttaTGTCAATCAGGTTTTTTAAGAGTTaatttctcttcctttctcttacattgacatttgcattttctttatttactttgtcTTAAATACTTTTAACCATTTAACCACACAAATTATTTCTGGTTCACACGGATAAATTAATTACACATCCCTCTTGTACACAtccaatatttattttcagtaccCTCTGAACCCTAAAACTTTGCAGGTTTGAGAGGCCCAAATGAAACCATTTATAGCTAGAACTGTCGATTTTGTCGAATTTCTGACAGCtctaaaacacaatttttaagGAAGATTTACATTTTGCTAAAGAAATACACAGTTTCTCTCGGTGACAGGTCTCACTCCAATGCTATTTGCTCTTTGTATTGGCTCCAATACTACATAGCTTTGgtaagaatacaaaaaaaacacatcacacattTTGCCTTAGTCACTCAGGGGggctcaacaaaaaaaaatgaaataaaacaaagctgcACCCCagcccctctcctcctctgataaatgtACAATACAATCCCTTCAGCAAGTTTTTGATGCATGACACTCCAAACTGgttgttttatataaaataaagaaaataaataatgttggatcttttttttgtgaaagtaGCCTCTAAACCATTAATATTTACACCATGTAAATAGTAATAACTAGGAGTGAGAATCACCAGAGGCCTCAAGATACAAAATTATCACAACCCTTAAAtcacaatataatattattgtgattttagataTTTTGCGATATGCCAAGTATTGCCACAACATATTGAAGTGTAGGCTATAAACTTTTTTCAAGTacaaattatgtccccaaaaggaaaactttatcaaaatattttttgtctaaTAAGAATTTTCAATCTTCAATGCATCTCActtcaattattttattgcaaCATCACATATCTAGTGAGCTaaaattattcagttttttattcATCAGATGGAGTTTTCGTGTTTTCTTACATCATTGGTTGCTGCTTTATAATTGTCCATCTTTCCGGATGTACATTTCCTGATATCCTGTTGGAAACTGCCGCGGCATTGAGGTCGTCCATTTAATTTCCAACGCCTGTACGATGGCTAGCAGGATGCTATTTCGGCTGGTGCTCATTCTACTCCATCTTTCCTCGATGTTTACCTTTGAAAACACATCCAATCTAATTTGATACGAAAAGTTTTCTTGCAGCACAGACGCTGATATGGCCTCTCCACTGTCTGCACTCTCGGATGCTTTGTCAAACTGGAGTTGAGGGTGAACTTCTCTCCGCAGAACTCTCAGTTGTGAAGGTCGCCTGCGTGAATCTCCCCATCGCCTCGTGAGATTTCTTGTGCCGGTCGCGGCTCCCTTTGAGGCGGAAATGTCTTTCACAATACTTGCATCCGTAGGGCAGTTTCCCCGTGTGTGTTTTCACGTGACTTTTCAAACTCTCGTT from Plectropomus leopardus isolate mb chromosome 6, YSFRI_Pleo_2.0, whole genome shotgun sequence carries:
- the LOC121944268 gene encoding zinc finger protein 37-like; translated protein: MSSVQSMRSFVCDRLTAAAQEILGAFERRAQDYEAEITRQRRLLDAVFSPEIKLHRTGLPLTPVFKEEVEVPPDPPPIKEECEEMCISQKQQQLAQQQETEASQLTSTCEGSVPGDQSQALDPDQTVSAADNDPQFSDAHNDILPEFDEDSSAVSPSSTDSQHLSHNSLVRAESPDHITNATPTRLIESTPNEKSNDEDTSATSTEQTSNKNNNNRSTTSATRTEPQGNNEKPTSKGNSEPTPNKKNSNGNKTSNTRAETTPHKKCNDKTPTLTRGTELTPNEKCNDGDPTTEGNSEITPNTKSSDGNKTSTKSTELTLNKKNNGANTTSTESKEPTPKKKSSDKTQTSPRGTELTPKKRCDDDEPILTGNRESTPYKDSKDGRPKSPGNVESTQSKKYTSERTTSAKSTNPTTSSKPNDGKTTSTSSTKPATNKKDSSGKTTSTGSIKPEQNENSKSKKTTSAKSTELNKKLSDGKLTSATSTKPAPNKKPNDGNTSTKSKDLTSGKRQNNGSTTSATSIEPSPNMQSDSEETTSTKSAESTPKKKPNNERVTSTSSTKPTLNKKRKEGSTNLKGSTDPSKKRKDDKTTSKTSSEQTQGEKSKDESTTANVSTNPPSKKKHGNPSGGSVEDSDNPYKCDQCGKVMTNFKNYKFHMKSHTVEKTFKCDTCGKMFRESWDLNKHVIIHSVEKPFKCKVCGNGFNRRYNLDLHLRVHTGEKPFKCDTCNKSFSSLVNMRKHTRIHTGEKPYSCSECGKEFADSSSYKNHLRVHSGEKPFKCSQCKRKFATRTTLTRHLITHTGEKPYKCEVCEKVFGHRTELKAHMRLHTGEKPYECSTCGERFSTWTKRSKHKRVHASDAESSSS